From Camelina sativa cultivar DH55 chromosome 7, Cs, whole genome shotgun sequence, one genomic window encodes:
- the LOC104701850 gene encoding protein DETOXIFICATION 54-like isoform X2, translating into MVLPITAMNCLVYVRAVVSVLFLGRLGSLELAGGALSIGFTNITGYSVLVGLASGLEPVCSQAYGSKNWDLLTLSLHRMVVILLVASVPISLLWINLGPIMLFMGQDPEITATAAEYCLYALPDLLTNTLLQPLRVYLRSQRVTKPMMWCTLAAVAFHVPLNYWLVMVKLWGVPGVAIASVVTNLIMVGLLVGYVWLSGKLHKRVNEGGGSITAVAQSSSVMELVGGLGPLMRVAVPSCLGICLEWWWYEIVTVLGGYLDNPKLAVAATGILIQTTSLMYTVPMALAGCVSARVGNELGAGRPYKARLAANVALACAFVIGALNVVWTVVLKERWAGLFTGYEPLKVLVASVMPIVGLCELGNCPQTTGCGILRGTGRPAVGAHVNLGSFYFVGTPVAVGLAFWLKIGFSGLWFGLLSAQAACAVSILYAVLSRTDWEGEAVRAMSLTSLEMGKVGNDEESSLLLLDDRNGNDEKLGSVL; encoded by the exons ATGGTTTTACCAATCACAGCTATGAACTGTCTAGTCTACGTACGCGCCGTCGTCTCCGTTCTTTTCCTCGGACGGCTCGGTAGTCTCGAGCTAGCCGGAGGAGCTCTCTCAATCGGGTTCACCAACATCACAGGATACTCTGTCCTCGTAGGACTCGCCTCGGGTCTTGAGCCAGTGTGTAGCCAAGCCTACGGAAGCAAAAACTGGGATCTCCTCACGCTCTCTCTTCACCGTATGGTCGTGATTCTCTTAGTCGCCTCTGTGCCCATTAGCCTCCTCTGGATCAACCTCGGACCCATCATGCTCTTTATGGGTCAAGACCCTGAGATAACCGCTACAGCCGCTGAGTACTGTCTCTACGCTCTCCCTGACCTTTTGACCAATACTCTGCTTCAGCCGTTACGTGTATATCTAAGGTCGCAGCGTGTGACGAAACCGATGATGTGGTGCACGTTAGCAGCTGTGGCGTTCCACGTGCCGTTGAACTATTGGCTAGTGATGGTGAAGCTATGGGGTGTTCCTGGTGTGGCGATTGCTTCCGTTGTGACGAATTTGATTATGGTTGGGCTTTTGGTTGGATATGTTTGGCTGAGTGGAAAGTTGCATAAAAGAGTGAATGAGGGTGGTGGCTCTATTACGGCGGTGGCTCAGTCTTCATCTGTGATGGAGTTGGTTGGAGGGTTGGGACCATTGATGAGAGTGGCGGTTCCAAGTTGTTTGGGGATATGTTTGGAGTGGTGGTGGTATGAGATTGTGACTGTGCTTGGTGGTTACTTGGATAATCCTAAGCTTGCGGTGGCTGCGACTGGGATCTTGATTCAGACTACCAGTCTTATGTATACCGTTCCTATGGCTTTAGCTGGATGTGTCTCTGCTCGG gttGGTAACGAGCTAGGTGCAGGTAGACCGTACAAGGCAAGGCTAGCAGCGAACGTGGCTCTAGCTTGTGCATTTGTGATAGGAGCATTGAATGTGGTTTGGACCGTGGTACTAAAAGAGCGTTGGGCTGGGCTATTCACGGGCTATGAGCCACTCAAGGTGTTGGTTGCTTCTGTGATGCCAATTGTGGGGCTATGCGAGCTAGGAAACTGCCCGCAAACCACAGGTTGCGGGATTCTAAGAGGGACAGGTCGTCCTGCGGTTGGAGCACACGTGAATCTCGGGTCGTTTTATTTTGTGGGGACACCTGTGGCTGTTGGACTAGCATTTTGGTTGAAAATTGGGTTTAGTGGATTGTGGTTTGGGTTGCTTTCGGCTCAAGCGGCTTGCGCCGTTTCGATATTGTATGCGGTTTTGTCGAGGACGGATTGGGAAGGGGAAGCGGTGAGAGCGATGAGTCTGACGAGTTTGGAGATGGGGAAAGTTGGG